The Papaver somniferum cultivar HN1 unplaced genomic scaffold, ASM357369v1 unplaced-scaffold_114, whole genome shotgun sequence region tttGTTTGTCAACCCCAAATTAAAAGGCGTTTATGAATAAATGCATCTAAAATGGTTTCATGCTACAGCTAGGAGCAGAGTTCGTAGGGACCTTCATATTGATGTTTGCAGCCTCGGCCGGGCCTATTTTGAACCAGAAGTACGACGGTGTTGAGACACTCATAGGGAATGCAGCTTGTGCTGGACTTGCTGTTATGGTTCTGATATTATCCACCGGTCACATATCAGGGGCACATTTCAATCCTTCCCTCACCATTGCTTTTGCAGCATTCCAACATTTTCCATGGACTCAAGTTCCTGCTTACATATTAGCTCAGGTCTCTGCGTCAATATGTGCCTCTTTCGCCCTCAAGGGTGTTTTTCACCCCTACATGTCCGGTGGTGTTACTATCCCTTCAAACACTCTTGCTCAAGCCTTTGCTCTTGAGTTTATTATCACCTTCATTCTCATGTTTGTTGTCACGGCTGTTGCAACTGATACTCGTGCGGTACGTAGCAAGATATTAATTTGGaatttaaagaagaagaaaaaaaggcatTTTGTTTTGCTGAAGTTAGAATTAATAGACTAATGTTTTGCACTCTTATTGGTGATTCAGGTCGGAGAACTGGCAGGAATAGCAGTCGGAGCAACAGTCATGCTGAACATTCTAATCTCCGGgtaaatctttttcttttcttccaaagattttttttttttgaagcatattttcTTCCAAAGATGATTTACATAGTTATTCAATTTCGAGGTTATCGACATTTTAAGTCTGAACATATAAGTGCGGCTGATTGACCTTTCCAATTGTATGGGTCGGCAGGCCAGCAAGTGGTGGATCAATGAATCCAGTGAGGACACTAGGTCCAGCGGTGGCATCAGGCAACTACAAAGCCATATGGGTGTATATAATAGCACCAACATTGGGTGCACTTGCAGGGTCAGGCATCTACACTCTCATCAAGCTCCATGATGCAGAGGGTGACCCACCTCGCCCAGTTAGAAGCTTCCGTCACTAGTCTCGACTCTCGAGTCACTTCGATTCTGGCCCTCCAAATAAGTGTACGTTTTCGTGTGTGGATGTGTTTGTTTTTGCTTTCCAGTCTCATACATATAGCATCTGCTATACTGGCACGAGCTAAATGTGTGCAGcatatacaaaaaaacaaaattcaagtCCATTTGCTTTCTTTCAATACCACTCTCCTCTACAGGAGTAGGAGTATAGTCACAGGCAGCGGGGCGAAAAAAAAACTATATACTCTATTATGTTAAAAGTAAATATACAAGTGATATCATGCGTGGATTGTTGAGTGTTGTGTGATTTCCCAAAATAAAACTGTCTGCAAGTGTGAGAACTATTATCGTGTGTGCTGTAAGGATTATATATGGACTGTTATGTATTTGTGTTTAAAGTTGTAACCAGTCACTGATGTGTGTGGTCTTAAGTTTCAACGGTGTATGTGTACTAGTTTAATTATATATAAAAGTTTTATGTTTGTGTGTTAAAATTTTTGTTGTTAAGGGGTCGTTGTGATCCAAAACTACTTTCCGGCAGCCTTCCATATGGTGCCATTGTTTGGGGTCTCTGTTTTGTTTATTCTAAATTCATGACTGAACCTGAGATGGGTGTATGAGTTAAGATGAGTCTAGAGTTGTTGTTGGTTTCAATGTTATAAATGAGATGATTCCTAACAAGTTTAGTGTCAGAAAGAAAAGTAGACCAAATTCTGCATACGGAACCTGCAAACTAAGATGGAATTCGCTGGTAATTTCATAAATGTTTTTCTACTTGAATCTGTTTTATAAGACATAACATTTTGTCATATATAGCTTCATTTTCTAATCCGCAACCGTAGTGAGTAAGCTATTGTATGACGAGGCTGGCACAACTCCCGTCGAAGCTATATGGCCGTATTTCAGCCAAATCTTTCTATATAAAGATGCTTGTCTTTCCAAAACACTGAAGTTTCCGACAATTTCAAAATTGTCATCATAGAATACAACTGCGTTGTCTCCTTCAAAGGGTTTCCTAGCAGTACTTAAAGGCACCTAAAAAGATCGAAAACCCCAAGACTGCTTCATTATTTAAATTGGAATATGATTAGGGGAATCTTAGAGTTATTTTAAAAGGAGATAGCTAACCAAAACATTACCTCCACATTAAAAGCATCAGACATAACAAAAGTAATCTCAGCTTGAATTATGCAACTGTCCTCTACAATAAACCCTTTTGCAGGGTCATGTAGATCAGAAaggagtaaaactgatgaaaacccACTGCCTGTGTTACGAGCCAATGTATATTGCCCACCTGCAGACATAATAAGTTTTGAAGTACAAAATAATTATTGTAGACATAGGGAAAGTTTCTCTAAATAATAATCTAATTTTTAGTGCAGATGATAATATAGTATGTTATCTTTGTTGAGTTTCTCTACAAGTACTGATAAGGGATAAACTTTGAAACATAGAAGAgatgcaaaaacaaagaaaatacgtactttgtctcactgttttctgGTTATCTTTCTGATTAAAAACGGATAAGCAGAACTTTGTATTATAAGATTTATCATCCAGACCCTTAAACATAAGGTACATCGAAAAGTGTTTTCCGATTGTGCGACCCTTGGGATGAATCCTTATCGACCTAATAAGAAAGAGCAGATACCAGCAGCATTGAAATCAATAAATACCACCAAATCTTACATTCTTGCATACATAACCAATAAAGTTAAGAATGGGAAAATAGTCCACATACCTGCTAAAAAAATATCAGAATAATGAAATTCTTTGTCATTCAAGCTAGAAAAGTTCTCAATTATCCAAATGAATTTAGATGATGGTGAATCCATGGAGAGGGAATTTGGCAGCGATTTTAAACCTTAAAagaagcagcaacaacaacaacaaaatcattgGTTAGTAGGAATGACAGGGTTACAAACCTTATATGACCATCGCCACTCTATTGGAGAGGTATGTCCAGCCGTAGTTGTGTATTAAAGATAAACTTCCCAACTATACATATTTCTAGAAAACCAGTATGTGGTACCTACTTAGAATTTGGAACTTCAGTAAGTAATAGAATAATGGAATTCAAAACCAAGCCAATAGAGTACAACAAAGCTACCCCAATTTGTCTGCTGCTAAAAAAATTCTGTTACTAAAAACAATTAGATTGAGGTAAACTGGAAAAGGTAAACATCCAACAAATACATTCTGCATATACTAAGATATCTGCACAACACTGTGCCGTGCAATATATCAAGTGTTTGGATAATTCCAGTTTATAAAACCTAGTTCAGTGGATACTTCAACTCTAGCTACTTAACTAGTTCTCAGGAGATCAGTTATTGTGTATTGTGTTTCATGTCGGAAATTGCCTAGTCTACAATTACGAAAGATCTAATTTGGGTAGTGTCAGGTATCTATCAGGTTTCTTAGTTCTATTGTCTAATCAGCAGGACTCACATATTATGGCTGTTAGTCAGTCAGTAATTCAATGTAGAGGCCAGCTTTAACTCCACAAATTCTCCTCATAGTTTTCCGTCAGAGTCAACACTAAAGTGTTTAGTATTGAAAAGACAAGAACACTCTAGCTCTAGGAATTTTAATTATTGGACGTATACTATTAGTTGGGAGACCAGTAACTAAGTCAGACAAGTGTGAAGACCTTTTTTATCTATGTCAAATCCAAAGACCTACACACGTTTAGCTTGTGTGCTGCATTTCCATAATGATCATGAATTCTGTTTCTTCCGACATAAATACAtgtaatcaagattcaagatgctgcaaaaataaaaattgatgggTGGCTGCTTAAACATACTTACTATTTAGCATACAATTTAAGAAAAATGcaaaattcatgaaattaaaaccctaaaagttCTTCATTCTACTTGATTAGGATAGCCAACCAATTTTAAGTCTAACTCACTGTTTTTGGCTCTAATTGAACCCTAACAAGATATGCAAAATTCAAAGAAATGGTGAAACAGAACATCAAATTGGAACTATTAAAACgaattttagtgagaaaaatacTCACAATTacagcaaaagaaaagaaaagaaaaatcaaacctTGACAGAGCGCAGATCAATTCTTGCCTGAGGAAATATTAACGGGAGAATTGAAGAAAAAGGGGGAGACTTTTAGTTTATAAGTTGCCCTAGATATTCGGGGGGAAACTTTGCCAACCTAGAGCTTGGAGGGACGCCAAAAGTTGGACTGATTTCAGTTCCGTTGGGTGTTGTGATAGAGTCGGAACAGTAGAGCAGCCCTGCCCCTTATTATATGGGTCGGGAAATTGTTACTCTACTACTAGTCATAAATGCGGGAATCCTAAGTCataattgtatttttatttttattttattagtgAAAAATTTGATGTTGCTGAATTTCGAACTCATATTAGTGGTATCTTCACATAGTGACTTCATCGATATACTATAGTGACATAGTCAAAGTATTTAGTCTAACAGCTCACAATATAATACTAGTTTTTTTTTACCATCAATAAAAATCTGGTCAtcaaatagtaatcaacaaattTCTTATCatactaatatttttttttaataagtaaAACATTCCCGATTAATCAGTATTAAAAATTACTCTCTATTTCAAAAATAATTTCCTCAGTTCCCTTTTCGTCTAATTTAAAATTGTGTCAAGTTTTTGTTTATAGGAATACAAGAATTTGACCCGTACCGTAACGGAACGGTTTCGAAAATACGTAAGAAAACTTATATGAATTTTGACTGTTGTCACTCATTTATTGTTACTCTATAAAGTCATAATTATTCTCCATGCTATTTTattgttagtttttatttttatagtaACCAAGCTTATTTTAACTCtaaacaattcaagcacaacttcCATAATATGTGTTGCTTGTGTCATAGCGACACTGAATAAACATTGCATACTACTACATTAACCAACTGCAGtaccaccaccagaaccacccATTACCACTACCTTTTCCACCAGCATCATTATCGTCACCGGATCCATGcaccaccactcacaaataccaCACTGACCATCTCTAATACCTATTGATTTAATTATCAACAAAGTTTTTTAGTGGGAGTATATATTAATTATGATAATTAAAAAGATATTTATTATGAGGGATTGATTAAATgtttattatgagaaattaatgagACACTGATG contains the following coding sequences:
- the LOC113328676 gene encoding probable aquaporin NIP5-1 yields the protein MREGDVNGIENASATPPATPGTPTPLMSSMRIDSLSYERERKSMPRGKCFPVESWTPNHMCVTDFGPPDVSLGRKLGAEFVGTFILMFAASAGPILNQKYDGVETLIGNAACAGLAVMVLILSTGHISGAHFNPSLTIAFAAFQHFPWTQVPAYILAQVSASICASFALKGVFHPYMSGGVTIPSNTLAQAFALEFIITFILMFVVTAVATDTRAVGELAGIAVGATVMLNILISGPASGGSMNPVRTLGPAVASGNYKAIWVYIIAPTLGALAGSGIYTLIKLHDAEGDPPRPVRSFRH
- the LOC113328874 gene encoding uncharacterized protein LOC113328874; protein product: MYLMFKGLDDKSYNTKFCLSVFNQKDNQKTVRQSGQYTLARNTGSGFSSVLLLSDLHDPAKGFIVEDSCIIQAEITFVMSDAFNVEVPLSTARKPFEGDNAVVFYDDNFEIVGNFSVLERQASLYRKIWLKYGHIASTGVVPASSYNSLLTTVAD